The window TGGACCAGATCTACGATCACGCCGAGCACATCCGAAAGACTGTGCACAACTACGAGTGACACCGTCGAACGCCGCGGGCAGGGCCCGTTGTCCAGCTCGCGGCGTTCCTTAGTGGTCAGTGCTCGTCGTAGTGCTCCCCGTGCACGGCGTGCTTGTGCCCGTCGTGGACGTAGTCGACGTGGTCGCCGTGCTGCACGGTCTCGTGGCCGCAGCTCGCGCCGTGCTGGTGCTCGGTGGTCGTGTGCTCCGCGTGGACGTCGGTGACAGTCATGCTGACTCCTCGTGTTCGGTGCTCTTGTTCGGCCCTCGGGACTTCCACCAGAACACGCCCACGTACACGCCGCACGTCGTCGAGGCTCGCACGCCCGCACCCGGGCGATATATCCCGCCATAGTTCCGTCCGGCTTGACTCTGGCCGTGGCAACGGCCGCGCGGCCCCGCTGATCCGGGCGAGGCGACAGCGCTGACTTCGGTCGGATGCTCGACCGTGACGCTGACTTCGGTCGCACGGGTCGCTGCCATCAGGAGAGCCGTCCGGACAGGGCCGTCAGGGAAGAGCTGCTCGGAGGGTCGCCACCACCGCCGGCCACCGGCCCGCGTTCCGGACCAGCACAACGTCGGCCCGCGCGCCCGGAATCAGCGCCCCGCGGTCGTCCAGGCCGGCGGCCCGCGCCGGGCCGGACGTGACCAGCGCTACCGCCCGGGTCAGGTCCGCCAGCCCCTCGCGCACCAGCACCTCGATGGCGGCGAGCATGGTGGCCGGCACGTAGTCGGAGGCGAGCGCGTCCACGAGCCCCAGCGCCACCAGCTCGCGCGCCGAGACGTTGGCGGTGTGCGAGCCGCCCCGCACGGCGTTCGGGGCGCCGGCCACGACGTGCAGCCCGTGCACGCGGGCGGCCCGGGCGGCGGCGATCGTCGTCGGGAACTCCGCGATGGCGCCGCCCCGGGCCGCGAGCGCCTCGATGTCGCCGGGCGTCTCCGGGTCGTGTCCGGCCAGGCGGATGCGGCCGGCCCGCGCGAGGTCGCCGAGCCGGTCGAGGGTCGCGACGGCGACGTCGGCGCGGTCCTCGCGCTCCCGCCGCCAGCCCTGGACGTGGGCGCGCGCGTCGTCGGGCCTAAATCCTTCGCGGCCGACGAGCAGTCGTTCCATGTCCGCGGGGTCGGCGTACTGCCCGATCCCGGGCGTGTGGTCCTCGTGGGAGACCAGCGGCGGGATGTCGCGGGGCGAGGCGTGGGCGAGCGCGGCCTCCAGCGCGGTGAGCCCGGCTGGGCTGCGGATGTCGAGGCGGTGCAGCACCCTGGCGCCCGACGCACGAGCCTCGGGTGCGTGCAGCGCGGAGAGCAGATCCTCAGGCCCGGGTGATCCAGCGGGCAGGCCGACCGGGGTGTGCGCGCCGAAGGGCACGCCGTGGAACGCGGTGAGCACGCCGGCGGCGGCGAGTCGTCCCGTGGCGGTGCCGACGGCGAGGTCGAGCGGGAGGTCCGCCCCCGGCCGCGGACGGCGCTCGTGGGCCAGGACGTCGGTGTGCACGTCCACCAGCGCGGGCAGGCACAGCGCCCCGCCCCCGTCGAGATCGGCGCGCGCACCGGGCGGGCGCTCCCCCACCTCGACGATGCGGCCGTCGCGTACGACCACCCGGGCGTCGTCGACCACCCGACCGGGAAGGACGGCGCGCACCCCGCCAAGCACCCAGTCCTCGGGCGTCTCCGAGATCGGCCACTGGGGGTGGAGGGCAGAGCTCATCCCGTCATGTTGTCCGGACGACCTGGCTGGACGGTGAACGAGCGTTCATCCCCCGTTCATCAGCGCAGGGGTGGCGGTTCGTCGCGTCCTCACAGACTCGGCAGCATGAAGACCACCAAGACCTTCGCCACAGTGGCACTCGCCGCCGCGACGGCGCTGACGATGTCCGCGTGTGCCGGCGGCTCGCAGGCCGCGGCCGGAGGAACTACGGCCGAGGGCTTTCCGTCGGTCATCCGGCTGGCCGCGATCCCCGCGGAGAACTCGACCGACCTCGCCGCCGGCTACGACCCGATCATCGCGATGCTCGAGGACGAGACGGGCGCGACCGTCGAGGTGAGCCAGGCTTCCGACTACGCGGGCGTCATCGAGGGCCTCATCGCCGAGAATGTCGACCTCGCGTTCCTCGGCTCGTTCGCCTACGTGATCGCCACCCACAACGACGCCGCGATCACCCCGCTCGGTGCCGCGATCGAGGAGAAGGGCGCCGACCCCGGCTACTACTCGCTCGGCATCGTCCCCGGCGACAGCGACATCGACGGCCTCGAAGACTTCGCCGGGCACAGCGTGTGCTTCGTCGACCCCGGTTCGACGTCCGGCTTCCTCTACCCCACGGCTGGCCTCATCGACGCGGGCGTCATCGAGTCGGGCCTGGAGTCCGACGTCGCGGCCGGCGTCGAGCCGATCTACGCCGGCGCCCACGACGCCTCGGCGCTCGCCGTCGCCGCCGGGGACTGCGAGGCGGGTTTTGCCATGCAGTCCATGGTCGAGGAGACCCTGCCCGACGCCGGTGAGCTGGCCGACGGCGACCTGAAGGAGGTCTGGCGCTCGCCGAAGATCTCGGGCTCGCTCTTCGTCGGCAACAACGCGCTCGGCGCGGAGGTCAACACCAAGCTGGCCACGCTGATCACCGAGAAGGCCAACTCCGAGTACCTGCTGTCCCAGGGCTACTGCGACGGCGACTGCCTGCTCACGGACGAGGACGCCTGGGGCTTCGCCCCGGCACAGGACTCGGACTACGACGGCACGCGCGAGGTCTGCACGCTCACCAGGTCCGACAAGTGCGAGGGCTGACCGTGCTGCCCGCAGCGCGGCCCACGGCGGCGCCCGAGTCCGGGCCCGGGTCTGACGTCGCTCCCGCCGTCGTACCGAACAACACGGACACGGCCGAACCGCTGGTCCGGGTCCGGGGCCTGGTCAAGGAGTTCGACGGCACGACGGCGCTGGCCGGCGTCGACCTCGATGTCGCCCGCGGTGAGCTGCTGGTGCTCCTCGGGCTGTCCGGCTCGGGCAAGTCGACGCTGCTGCGCTGCCTCAACGGGCTGCACCGGCCCACCTCCGGCGAGGTCACCGTCGCAGGCACCCGCGTGGACCGCGCCTCGGGACGGGAGCTGCGGCGCCTGCGCACCGAGGTCGGGTTCGTGTTCCAGCAGTTCAACCTGGTGGGCCGGCTCACGTGCCTGGAGAACGTCCTGATCGGCGCCCTCGGCCGGGTGCGCGGCCCCCGGTACGGCGTCACCACGTACCCGCGCCGCATGCGGGAGGAGGCCCTCGCCCACATCGACCGGGTCGGTCTCGCCGACCACGCCTACCAGCGCGCCGACACCCTGTCGGGCGGCCAGCAGCAGCGGGTCGCGATCGCGCGGACCCTCATGCAGCGGCCCCAGCTCGTGCTGGCCGACGAGCCGGTCGCGTCCCTCGACCCGGAGAACTCCGGCGCGGTCATGGACCTCCTGGTGCGCGTGTGTGCCGAGGAGGGGCTGACGGTGGTGTGCACCCTGCACCAGGTCGACCTCGCGCTCGGCTGGGCGCACCGGCTGGTCGGTCTGCGCAACGGCACGAAGGTCCTGGACCGGCCGGCGGCGGGGCTGACGCGCGACGACGCGATGTCGATCTACCGCCGCGTCGAGGCAAGCGCGTGACCGTCCAAGCTCCGGTCACGTCACCAGTGCGTCCGCCAACCACCCTGCGGCAGCGCGCCCTGCGCTGGATCGCAGGCGGATCGGTGCTGCTGGCGCTGGCCGCGTCGTCGTACATCGGCCTCGACCTGCCCGCGCTGGTCGCCGGCGGCGAGAACGTCGCCTCGCTGGTGGGCCGCATGCTCCCGCCGCGCCTAGACGACCCGGCCCGCATCGCCGCCCTGACGCTGGACACCATCCTGATGGCGTTCCTCGGGACGGTGCTCGCGACCTTCCTGTCAGTTCCCCTGGCATTCCTCGCCGCTCGGACGACGACGCCGCACCCCGCCGTCGCCGCCGTCGCACGCGGTGTCATCACTTTCTGCCGCGCCGTGCCCGACCTGGTGTTCGCGGTGCTCTTCGTGCGTGCCCTCGGCCTGGGCGTGCTGCCGGGAGTGCTGGCGCTCGCGCTGCACTCGGTCGGCATGCTCGGCAAGCTCTTCGCCGACGCGATCGAGGACGCCGATCCGGGGCCGCGCGAGGCGGTACGCAGCGTCGGCGTCGGACCCCTGCGGGAGCTGCTCAACGGCGTGGTGCCCCAGGTGGTGCCCGCCTGGATCTCGGCGTTCGTCTACCGCGTCGACATCAACCTGCGCACTTCGGTGGTGCTCGGTTTTGTCGGCGCGGGCGGCATCGGCTTCGCCCTGCAGGACGCACTGCGGGGGCTTGTGTACCCGAAGGCGCTGGGCATCGTGGCGGTCATCCTCGTGGTCGTCGCGGCCATGGAGCTGCTCTCGATGGCGGTGCGCCGCGCGCTCCTGGCGCCCCTGCGCCCGCGCTTCAACCGGGACCGCGTGGTCCGGTTTCTCTCCGGCGGCGCGGCGATCGCCCTGACCGTCTACGCGTTCGTGCGCCTGGGGATCAACCCGGTGTCCCTGGTGACGTCGCTGCCCGACCTGCTCACGATCGCCGGGCGCACCTTCCCGCCGGACCTCACGTCGCTCGGCCCCGTCCTCTGGGAGGCGCTGCTGCAGACGCTCGCCATCGGGCTCGTGGCGACGGGCATCGGCATCTTGCTGTCGCTCCCGCTCGGCCTGCTCGCCGCCCGCAACGTGGCGCCGCACCCCGTCGTGCACGCGACCGCCCGCGCGATAGTCCTCGTCGTCCGCGCGATCCCCGAGCTCATCCTCGCCGTCATCCTGGTCGCCGCCGTCGGGCTGGGGCCGGTCGCGGGCGCGATAGCGCTCGGCATCGGCTCGATCGGGTTCCTCGGCAAGCTCGTCGCCGACGCCGTCGAGGAGATCCCCGCGGGACCTGCCGAGGCGGTGCGGTCGGTCGGCGGCGGCTGGTGGAAGGTGCTCTTCGCCGCCGTCCTGCCGCAGAGCCTGCCGTCCGTCATCGGCTCGGCGCTCTACCTGCTCGACGTCAACGTCCGGACCTCGACGATCCTCGGGATCGTCGGCGCCGGCGGGGTCGGGTTCCTGCTCTTCGAGGCGGTGCGCACCCTCCAGTTCGAGGTGGTGGGCGGCATCGTGCTGCTGGTGTTCGTCGTTGTGTTCCTCATCGAAAGGCTCTCCGGGTGGATCCGCGCACAGCTGACCTGACTGCCCCAGCCCCAGCACCAGCACCAGCACCAGCCCTGACGACCACCGTTGCCCTGTGGGAGGGCGGCGACGCCGTCCGGCTCGTCGAGGTGCCGCTCCCGGCCCTCGGCCCGGGCGAGGTGCTCGTCCGGGTGCGGCTCGCCACGGTGTGCGGCAGCGACCGGCACACGGTCTCCGGACGACGCTCGTCCCCGGTCCCATCGGTCCTCGGGCACGAGGCGGTGGGCGAGCTTGTCGCGATCGGTCCCGGCGGGGCCGTCGTCGTCGAGACGAATGGCGCAGACGCTGACCTTGGCAACCATCCGCTCGCTGTTGGCGACCGGATCGTGTGGGGCGTGACCGTCGGGTGCGGGGCGTGCGACCGGTGCGCCGCCGGGCGTACCGCGAAGTGCCGGTCGGTGCGCAAGGTCGGGCACGAGGCGTTCGCATCCGACTGGCCGCTCAGCGGGACCTACGCGCACCACCTTGTGCTGCCGCGCGGCGCGACGATCGCCCGGGTGCCCGCAGAGCTGCCCGACGAGCTGGCGTCGCCCGCCGGCTGCGCCAGCGCCACCGTGATGGCCACTATCGAGGCGGCGGGACCGCTGACCGGCCGCCGTGTGCTGATCAGCGGCGCGGGGATGCTCGGCATCACCGCCGTCGCTGCGGCACGCGACGCCGGGGCCGCGGAGGTCCTGGTCACCGACCCGGACCGGGACCGGCTGGACCTGGCGCTGCGGTTCGGCGCGACCTCCACGCACGGGGTGGACGAGCCGCTCAGCACCGGCCTTGTCGACGTCGCGATCGAGCTGTCTGGGGCGAGCTCCGCGGTCGCGCGGTGCCTCGACGCGCTCGACATCGGCGGGCGGCTCGTCCTGGCCGGCTCCGTGGCGCCTGCCCCGCCGGTGCCGCTGGACGCCGAGCGCGTGGTGCGCGGCTGGCTCACCGTGACCGGCGTGCACAACTACGAGCCGCGGCACCTGAGCGCCGCGCTGGACCTGCTCGACCGCACCCGCGACACCGCGCCGTGGCACGAGCTGGTCACGCCCGCCGTCGGGCTCGATCAGGTCGGACGGCTGCTCACCGGCCCGCCAGGCGTAGCACCGCGAGCGGCGGTGGTCCCGTGAGCACCCAGCTCGACGATCACCCGGACGGCGTCCGACCGGACCCAGCGCTCGGTGAAGAGCACCGGGCGCCCGTCCGCGCCGTCGCGCGCGAGACTCACGATCAGCCAGGCCGGGTCGCCGGGGCGGCAGCCGAGGCCGGCGCTCGCGTCGTCCGGGGCGGACTCCATGCTGGACCGTGTCCAAGCGCGTTCCGGCCGCACCCGCGCCACGGCGCGCAGGATCGCGTCCAGCGACTCCTCGTGCCGCAGGGCCGTGGGCAGCTCGGGCACGAGCGCCACGGTCAGCCACTCGACGCCCCAGGCGGCGGGCATGTCGTCGATGAACGACCGGCGCACGAGGCGGAAGCCCGGCTCCCCCGGCCCGGTGCCGAGCTCGGCCGCGACACCGGACGGCAGCGGCACCTCGTCGCACGCCAGCACGACCGTGCGCGGTGTCGCTCCTGCCTCGCGGATCGTCCGGCTCCACGACGGCGCCTTGCCTGGCGCGACCAGGTAGTCGACGCGCCGCCGCGTGAACGTGCCGACGCCCTGGATGCGGCTCACCAGCATCCGACGTTCGAGCTCCCCCAGTGCCGCGCGCGCCGCGGCACGCCCGACGCCGAACCGCTGGCCGACGTCGGCCTCCGACGCGACCCGCGTACCCGGCGGGACGCTCTGCAGCTCCTCGGCGAGCACCCGGACGATCTCGGTCGACTTGCTCACGGGCGGACCGTAACCCGGCCGGGTGACTCCCGCATGAACTCCACCCTGCCCCTCGCCACCAAAGGACAAGCATGACCACCCCCGGCCCCCACCCCGCCGCCCCCGTCGAGAACGGGGTTGTGTCTCTACCGGCTGGCACAACAAGCACAACCCCGTTCTCGATCGAGGCGGGGCGCCATGGGGCGGCCGGGCACGTCGTGGTCGTCGGCGCCGGGATCGTCGGGCTCGGCGCGGCCGCCGAGGCGCACCGCCGCGGTTACCGCGTGTCCGTCGTCGAGCAGGCCTCCTCCGTGGTCGGTTCGTCCGTGCAGAACTTCGGGCACCTCTGTGTCACGGCACAGGCCGGCGAGGCGCGCGAGTACGCCCTTGCCGCCCGCGAGCGCTGGCTGTCGCTCGGCTCCGCCGCGGGTTTTGGCGTCGCGCAGGTCGGCGCGCACGTCGTCGCGCGGACGGACGCGGAGCTGCGGCTCCTGGCGGAGCTCGCCGCCGAGCGCGGCGAGAGCGAGGTCCGGCTGCTCGACGCCGCACAGGCCCGTGCGGTGGTCCCGGTCCGGCCCGGGCCCGTCGTGGGTGGCGCGCACCTGCCGCTCGACCTGCAGGTGGATCCTCGCGCCGCGGCCCCCGCCCTCGCTGCCTGGCTGGAGCAGCAGGGCGTGACGTTCCGATGGCGGACGGCGGCCCGCGCCGTCGGTACCGGTCGAGTAGAGACCACGGCGGGGCGGATCGAGGCGGACGCCGTGATCGTCGCAACGCACCACGACCTCGACCGGCTGCTGCCCGACCTCGCCGCCCAGGTCGGCCTGCGCCGCTGTCGCCTGCACATGCTGCGCGTGCGGCCGGGCGCGCCGTCCGACCCTCGGTTCCCTGGGCCTCTGCTGACCGGCTGGTCCATGGTCCGGTACGCGGCCTTCGCCGCCTGCCCGTCCGCGGCCGACGTCGCCGGTGAGCTCGCGGACGCCGAGCCCGACGGCGCCGCCTGGGACGTCAACCTGATGCTGACCCCGCAGGAGGACGGCACCCTGATCATCGGCGACACGCACGTGCGCGCCGTTGACGCGCCGGTGTTCCAGGACGAGGCGGGCTACACCGTGCTGCTGCGGCTCATGACGGACCTGCTCGGCCGCGACCTCGACGTCGTCGAACGCTGGCAGGGCACCTACGCGACCGCGCCCGGCCGGGAGTTCCTGGTCGCCGAGCCGGAGCCGGGGGTGCACGTCGCAACGGTCACCACCGGCATCGGTATGACGACGGGCCTGGGGCTCGCCGCGCACGTCCTCGACCGCGCCGGCCTCGACCACGCCCCGCTCGGGGCCTGACCGCTCTCCCGGCCCGCGGCCGCGCGGCCTCCACCGGTGCTGCCGCCGCGGCGCCGTCCAACACAGCTCCCGCACGACCCCTCTGGAAGGAACCACCCATGATCGCTCTCGCTGCCCTGGACATCGCAGGCACCACCGTCGAGGAGGGGGGCGCCGTCTATCGCGCTCTC is drawn from Promicromonospora sp. Populi and contains these coding sequences:
- a CDS encoding zinc transporter permease; translation: MTVTDVHAEHTTTEHQHGASCGHETVQHGDHVDYVHDGHKHAVHGEHYDEH
- a CDS encoding TIGR03364 family FAD-dependent oxidoreductase, which translates into the protein MTTPGPHPAAPVENGVVSLPAGTTSTTPFSIEAGRHGAAGHVVVVGAGIVGLGAAAEAHRRGYRVSVVEQASSVVGSSVQNFGHLCVTAQAGEAREYALAARERWLSLGSAAGFGVAQVGAHVVARTDAELRLLAELAAERGESEVRLLDAAQARAVVPVRPGPVVGGAHLPLDLQVDPRAAAPALAAWLEQQGVTFRWRTAARAVGTGRVETTAGRIEADAVIVATHHDLDRLLPDLAAQVGLRRCRLHMLRVRPGAPSDPRFPGPLLTGWSMVRYAAFAACPSAADVAGELADAEPDGAAWDVNLMLTPQEDGTLIIGDTHVRAVDAPVFQDEAGYTVLLRLMTDLLGRDLDVVERWQGTYATAPGREFLVAEPEPGVHVATVTTGIGMTTGLGLAAHVLDRAGLDHAPLGA
- a CDS encoding zinc-binding dehydrogenase; this translates as MDPRTADLTAPAPAPAPAPALTTTVALWEGGDAVRLVEVPLPALGPGEVLVRVRLATVCGSDRHTVSGRRSSPVPSVLGHEAVGELVAIGPGGAVVVETNGADADLGNHPLAVGDRIVWGVTVGCGACDRCAAGRTAKCRSVRKVGHEAFASDWPLSGTYAHHLVLPRGATIARVPAELPDELASPAGCASATVMATIEAAGPLTGRRVLISGAGMLGITAVAAARDAGAAEVLVTDPDRDRLDLALRFGATSTHGVDEPLSTGLVDVAIELSGASSAVARCLDALDIGGRLVLAGSVAPAPPVPLDAERVVRGWLTVTGVHNYEPRHLSAALDLLDRTRDTAPWHELVTPAVGLDQVGRLLTGPPGVAPRAAVVP
- a CDS encoding GntR family transcriptional regulator, encoding MSKSTEIVRVLAEELQSVPPGTRVASEADVGQRFGVGRAAARAALGELERRMLVSRIQGVGTFTRRRVDYLVAPGKAPSWSRTIREAGATPRTVVLACDEVPLPSGVAAELGTGPGEPGFRLVRRSFIDDMPAAWGVEWLTVALVPELPTALRHEESLDAILRAVARVRPERAWTRSSMESAPDDASAGLGCRPGDPAWLIVSLARDGADGRPVLFTERWVRSDAVRVIVELGAHGTTAARGATPGGPVSSRPT
- a CDS encoding phosphate/phosphite/phosphonate ABC transporter substrate-binding protein — translated: MKTTKTFATVALAAATALTMSACAGGSQAAAGGTTAEGFPSVIRLAAIPAENSTDLAAGYDPIIAMLEDETGATVEVSQASDYAGVIEGLIAENVDLAFLGSFAYVIATHNDAAITPLGAAIEEKGADPGYYSLGIVPGDSDIDGLEDFAGHSVCFVDPGSTSGFLYPTAGLIDAGVIESGLESDVAAGVEPIYAGAHDASALAVAAGDCEAGFAMQSMVEETLPDAGELADGDLKEVWRSPKISGSLFVGNNALGAEVNTKLATLITEKANSEYLLSQGYCDGDCLLTDEDAWGFAPAQDSDYDGTREVCTLTRSDKCEG
- the phnC gene encoding phosphonate ABC transporter ATP-binding protein, translating into MRGLTVLPAARPTAAPESGPGSDVAPAVVPNNTDTAEPLVRVRGLVKEFDGTTALAGVDLDVARGELLVLLGLSGSGKSTLLRCLNGLHRPTSGEVTVAGTRVDRASGRELRRLRTEVGFVFQQFNLVGRLTCLENVLIGALGRVRGPRYGVTTYPRRMREEALAHIDRVGLADHAYQRADTLSGGQQQRVAIARTLMQRPQLVLADEPVASLDPENSGAVMDLLVRVCAEEGLTVVCTLHQVDLALGWAHRLVGLRNGTKVLDRPAAGLTRDDAMSIYRRVEASA
- a CDS encoding alpha-D-ribose 1-methylphosphonate 5-triphosphate diphosphatase, whose protein sequence is MSSALHPQWPISETPEDWVLGGVRAVLPGRVVDDARVVVRDGRIVEVGERPPGARADLDGGGALCLPALVDVHTDVLAHERRPRPGADLPLDLAVGTATGRLAAAGVLTAFHGVPFGAHTPVGLPAGSPGPEDLLSALHAPEARASGARVLHRLDIRSPAGLTALEAALAHASPRDIPPLVSHEDHTPGIGQYADPADMERLLVGREGFRPDDARAHVQGWRREREDRADVAVATLDRLGDLARAGRIRLAGHDPETPGDIEALAARGGAIAEFPTTIAAARAARVHGLHVVAGAPNAVRGGSHTANVSARELVALGLVDALASDYVPATMLAAIEVLVREGLADLTRAVALVTSGPARAAGLDDRGALIPGARADVVLVRNAGRWPAVVATLRAALP
- the phnE gene encoding phosphonate ABC transporter, permease protein PhnE; the encoded protein is MTVQAPVTSPVRPPTTLRQRALRWIAGGSVLLALAASSYIGLDLPALVAGGENVASLVGRMLPPRLDDPARIAALTLDTILMAFLGTVLATFLSVPLAFLAARTTTPHPAVAAVARGVITFCRAVPDLVFAVLFVRALGLGVLPGVLALALHSVGMLGKLFADAIEDADPGPREAVRSVGVGPLRELLNGVVPQVVPAWISAFVYRVDINLRTSVVLGFVGAGGIGFALQDALRGLVYPKALGIVAVILVVVAAMELLSMAVRRALLAPLRPRFNRDRVVRFLSGGAAIALTVYAFVRLGINPVSLVTSLPDLLTIAGRTFPPDLTSLGPVLWEALLQTLAIGLVATGIGILLSLPLGLLAARNVAPHPVVHATARAIVLVVRAIPELILAVILVAAVGLGPVAGAIALGIGSIGFLGKLVADAVEEIPAGPAEAVRSVGGGWWKVLFAAVLPQSLPSVIGSALYLLDVNVRTSTILGIVGAGGVGFLLFEAVRTLQFEVVGGIVLLVFVVVFLIERLSGWIRAQLT